GCATCGCTACTGAGTAAAATTTGGGAACACTAGATACAACAAGCTTTCTAGTAGTTTTCACCAAACAAAGGGGCGATCGCTCCGCCCTAAATTTTAATCTACGGTTTGTCTATCGGGATATGTTGCAATAACTAGGTAATTCTGCTAGACTCCTTTCATAAGTAGCATTCCTAAAGAACTATGAGTGTTCAGCCTGGACACCTTCACAATTCACTACACCTTTACAAGCCTAGTGGCAGTTGGCAACAGCAACAGCCAACTGAGGAGCCAACGTTCTATTACTTCGCCTATGGCTCTTGTATGTGTCCTGTAGATTTGAAGCGCACAATGGGCGAGAACACTCATAGTTATGTCGTTGGTTCGGCGACGCTGAAGGGGTATAGGTTGGGGTTTTATTGCCGTTCATCGCGTCGCAACTGCGGCGTGTTAGATGTGGTAAAAGATCCAACTGCAAGCGTGCAAGGAGTATTGTACAGATTGCCGATGCGATTAAGCGATCGCCTCGACGAACGTGAAGAAGTACACTTGGGCGGCTATCGCCACGAAATGGTAAACATTTCCTGCAACGGCCAGATGTATACTGGCGTTCGTACTTACGTTGTAGTCAACAAATTACCAGAAGAACTCGCACCAAATGACTGGTATTTTAACGTTGTACTGCGCGGTGCTTTAACCTGCGGGCTGCCAGAACAGTATTGCTGGCAGTTGTTCAATCATATGCATCGATTGCAGCAGCAAAAAGGGCAAACCGATACTTTGCGATCGGCTTAGAAGAGGTTTATCATTTGGCTCAATTGCGATCGCGATCGCTTAGAGGGCGCGATCGTGCCCTCACCTTTGCTGACTCTATGCCAAAATTAGCCTAAGTGTCTCGAAGTCATATGCGATGGTTTGGCATCAGGG
This region of Microcoleus sp. FACHB-831 genomic DNA includes:
- a CDS encoding gamma-glutamylcyclotransferase, translating into MSVQPGHLHNSLHLYKPSGSWQQQQPTEEPTFYYFAYGSCMCPVDLKRTMGENTHSYVVGSATLKGYRLGFYCRSSRRNCGVLDVVKDPTASVQGVLYRLPMRLSDRLDEREEVHLGGYRHEMVNISCNGQMYTGVRTYVVVNKLPEELAPNDWYFNVVLRGALTCGLPEQYCWQLFNHMHRLQQQKGQTDTLRSA